In one Curtobacterium citreum genomic region, the following are encoded:
- a CDS encoding ECF transporter S component, protein MPATMQSTVPSTTLRRSLRWRVVDVVVASVLAVAIGVVFKLWEFGYEPLSAGAALVLPGSQSLFGGVWLLAGPIVAIVVRKPGAALYAEMVAASVEALLGTQWGWLTLEAGLVQGLGAELVLALFLYRVYRLPVVVLAGAAAGLALGINDTVLWYPGLDAGFKAVYVVCAVVSGAVIAGAGSWAIVRALAATGVLSQFAVGREHAKRTTRSAA, encoded by the coding sequence ATGCCTGCAACCATGCAGTCCACCGTCCCGTCCACCACCCTCCGGCGGTCGCTCCGCTGGCGCGTGGTCGACGTCGTCGTCGCCAGCGTCCTCGCGGTCGCGATCGGCGTCGTCTTCAAGCTCTGGGAGTTCGGCTACGAGCCGCTCAGCGCGGGAGCCGCCCTCGTCCTGCCGGGATCGCAGTCGCTGTTCGGCGGCGTCTGGCTGCTCGCCGGGCCGATCGTCGCGATCGTCGTGCGGAAGCCCGGAGCCGCCCTGTACGCCGAGATGGTCGCCGCCTCGGTCGAGGCGCTGCTCGGCACGCAGTGGGGGTGGCTGACGCTCGAGGCCGGTCTCGTGCAGGGCCTGGGCGCCGAGCTCGTCCTCGCGCTGTTCCTGTACCGCGTGTACCGGCTGCCGGTCGTCGTCCTCGCGGGCGCGGCCGCCGGTCTCGCGCTCGGCATCAACGACACCGTCCTGTGGTACCCGGGGCTCGACGCCGGCTTCAAGGCCGTCTACGTCGTGTGCGCCGTGGTCTCCGGTGCCGTCATCGCGGGTGCCGGGTCCTGGGCGATCGTCCGGGCGCTCGCCGCGACCGGTGTCCTGTCGCAGTTCGCGGTCGGCCGGGAGCACGCCAAGCGCACGACCCGCAGCGCAGCGTGA
- a CDS encoding ATP-binding cassette domain-containing protein, whose product MSAGRADAAPATEVPASTGPAGIVFRDWGWRYAARNEWAVRGVHLEVRPGERVAVVGPSGAGKSTVLRAVAAVLPDEPDPADDTAAAVQGTVLVDGAAPGTVRGRVGLVMQDPEAHTVMSRVGDDVAFGCENTGVPRDETWRRVRSALDVVGLDLPLDRSTTALSGGQRQRLALAGVLAMRPGALVLDEPCANLDPDGVRQVHDAVRAVLDETGATLLVVEHRIGTWLDLVDRLVLLAPAGGVVADGTPAEVLAAHGPALGAAGVWVPGSEPARGSARQAIPAEDRAHARALLDARGLATARGRGHRVGSGIDLTVRRGRVLAVTGPNGVGKSTLGLTLAGLLAPDDGVLEATPALRHGLAGAAPSSWSSRELAGRIGTVFQDPEHQFVAATVRQELAAGPRALGRADVEDQVERVLDDLGLAHLADANPFTLSGGEQRRLAIGTVLAAEPDVLVLDEPTSGQDRATWQAVVDRLGALADAGTAVVAVTHDRDLVRALDADEVVLGPEGVRPAGPGGLRPTGPGTADGVVADVAGDARPVVPGTAADARGRSVPPVRPRGIRGVQPVASLLGVLALGLLLVLSLDVVSAAVALLLEVLLLPLLRIPWRTLLLRTAPLTAAVPLTAVSIALYGRPSGREWFDLGFVRVTDGSLELALATALRVLGVGLPAIALFVRVDPTDLADGLAQLLRLPARFVLGALAAVRMTTLLGGDWRQLRSARRARGLADTGRLRRGASMAFALLVVALRRATTLAVAMESRGFGAPGRRTWARPARFGGPEWAMVAVLVGIGAVSVAVAVGAGTWRV is encoded by the coding sequence GTGTCCGCCGGTCGTGCGGACGCAGCGCCCGCGACCGAGGTCCCGGCGAGCACCGGACCGGCCGGCATCGTCTTCCGTGACTGGGGGTGGCGCTACGCCGCCCGCAACGAGTGGGCGGTCCGCGGGGTCCACCTCGAGGTGCGCCCGGGAGAGCGGGTCGCGGTCGTCGGACCGTCCGGCGCCGGCAAGTCGACGGTGCTGCGGGCCGTCGCGGCGGTGCTGCCCGACGAGCCGGACCCGGCCGACGACACCGCCGCGGCCGTCCAGGGCACGGTGCTCGTCGACGGTGCCGCACCGGGGACGGTCCGTGGACGGGTCGGGCTCGTCATGCAGGACCCCGAGGCGCACACCGTGATGTCGCGTGTCGGGGACGACGTCGCGTTCGGGTGCGAGAACACCGGCGTGCCGCGTGACGAGACCTGGCGGCGCGTCCGGTCGGCCCTCGACGTGGTCGGCCTCGACCTGCCGCTCGACCGGTCGACGACCGCGCTGTCCGGCGGGCAGCGGCAGCGCCTCGCGCTCGCGGGCGTGCTCGCGATGCGGCCGGGCGCGCTCGTGCTCGACGAGCCGTGCGCGAACCTCGACCCGGACGGCGTGCGCCAGGTGCACGACGCCGTGCGTGCGGTCCTCGACGAGACCGGTGCGACGCTGCTCGTCGTCGAGCACCGGATCGGCACCTGGCTCGACCTGGTCGACCGGCTCGTGCTGCTCGCTCCCGCCGGCGGGGTCGTCGCGGACGGCACGCCGGCCGAGGTCCTCGCCGCGCACGGTCCGGCGCTCGGGGCGGCGGGCGTGTGGGTGCCCGGGTCGGAGCCCGCTCGGGGCTCGGCTCGGCAGGCGATCCCCGCGGAGGACCGCGCGCACGCTCGGGCGCTGCTCGACGCTCGGGGACTCGCGACGGCGCGCGGTCGGGGTCACCGGGTCGGCAGCGGCATCGACCTGACGGTCCGGCGCGGGCGTGTGCTGGCGGTGACCGGGCCGAACGGCGTCGGGAAGTCGACGCTCGGCCTGACGCTCGCCGGGCTCCTCGCCCCCGACGACGGCGTCCTCGAGGCCACCCCCGCCCTGCGGCACGGCCTGGCCGGGGCGGCGCCGTCGTCCTGGTCCAGCCGGGAGCTCGCCGGCCGGATCGGGACGGTGTTCCAGGACCCCGAGCACCAGTTCGTCGCGGCCACCGTACGGCAGGAGCTCGCCGCCGGACCTCGGGCGCTCGGTCGTGCGGACGTCGAGGACCAGGTGGAGCGGGTGCTCGACGACCTCGGCTTGGCACACCTGGCCGACGCGAACCCCTTCACGCTGTCCGGTGGTGAGCAGCGACGGCTCGCGATCGGCACGGTGCTCGCGGCGGAGCCCGACGTGCTCGTGCTCGACGAGCCGACCTCCGGACAGGACCGTGCCACGTGGCAGGCCGTCGTGGACCGGCTCGGCGCGCTCGCGGACGCGGGGACGGCTGTCGTCGCCGTGACGCACGACCGTGACCTGGTGCGGGCGCTCGACGCGGACGAGGTGGTGCTCGGCCCGGAGGGCGTGCGACCGGCCGGCCCGGGCGGTCTGCGGCCGACCGGCCCGGGGACGGCGGACGGTGTCGTCGCCGACGTGGCGGGGGATGCCCGGCCGGTCGTCCCGGGGACCGCAGCCGACGCGCGGGGGCGATCCGTGCCTCCCGTCCGGCCCCGCGGGATCCGCGGGGTGCAGCCCGTCGCGTCCCTGCTCGGGGTGCTCGCGCTCGGGCTGCTGCTCGTCCTGAGCCTGGACGTCGTGTCCGCAGCCGTCGCGCTCCTGCTCGAGGTCCTGCTGCTGCCGCTGCTCCGCATCCCCTGGCGCACGCTCCTGCTGCGGACCGCACCCCTGACTGCAGCGGTCCCGCTGACGGCCGTGAGCATCGCGCTGTACGGCCGGCCGTCCGGACGCGAGTGGTTCGACCTCGGCTTCGTGCGCGTCACCGACGGGTCGCTCGAGCTCGCCCTGGCGACCGCTCTCCGGGTGCTCGGCGTCGGACTGCCGGCGATCGCGCTGTTCGTGCGGGTCGACCCGACCGACCTCGCGGACGGGCTGGCGCAGCTCCTGCGGCTGCCCGCTCGGTTCGTGCTCGGGGCACTGGCGGCGGTGCGGATGACGACCCTGCTCGGCGGGGACTGGCGGCAGCTGCGCAGTGCCCGGCGTGCCCGCGGGTTGGCCGACACCGGGCGGCTGCGTCGGGGTGCGTCGATGGCGTTCGCGCTGCTCGTGGTCGCGCTCCGGCGGGCGACGACGCTCGCGGTGGCGATGGAGTCGCGTGGGTTCGGGGCACCGGGTCGGCGGACGTGGGCACGACCGGCGCGCTTCGGCGGCCCCGAGTGGGCGATGGTCGCGGTGCTCGTCGGGATCGGTGCGGTGTCGGTCGCGGTGGCCGTGGGCGCGGGGACGTGGCGTGTCTGA
- a CDS encoding nucleoside/nucleotide kinase family protein has protein sequence MSDGVADALAAAAAAAAAVAGAAPGLRAASGRGRLVVLVDGRSGTGKTTLGDALGDRLGARVVHLDDVYPGWDGLRAAADAVVTDVLGARSGYRRWDWTTSTTAGWESIDPDVPLVVEGCGALSRASAPLASFRVWLEADDTVRRDRAIGRDGEVFAREWDRWAAQESSFIAAEDPAALADVVVRT, from the coding sequence GTGTCTGACGGGGTCGCGGACGCCCTGGCGGCTGCGGCGGCCGCTGCAGCTGCAGTTGCGGGTGCTGCTCCGGGTCTCCGTGCGGCTTCCGGGCGGGGGCGGCTCGTCGTGCTGGTCGACGGGCGCTCGGGGACCGGCAAGACGACGCTCGGCGACGCCCTCGGGGACCGGCTCGGCGCCCGGGTCGTGCACCTCGACGACGTCTACCCGGGGTGGGACGGGCTCCGTGCGGCGGCTGACGCGGTGGTGACGGACGTCCTCGGCGCCCGTTCCGGCTACCGGCGGTGGGACTGGACGACGTCGACCACGGCGGGGTGGGAGTCGATCGACCCGGACGTGCCGCTCGTCGTCGAGGGGTGCGGTGCGCTGTCCCGGGCTTCGGCGCCGCTCGCGTCCTTCCGCGTCTGGCTCGAGGCGGACGACACCGTCCGGCGCGACCGGGCGATCGGCCGTGACGGCGAGGTCTTCGCCCGGGAGTGGGACCGGTGGGCAGCGCAGGAGTCGTCCTTCATCGCGGCGGAGGACCCGGCGGCGCTGGCGGACGTGGTGGTGCGGACGTAG
- a CDS encoding metallopeptidase family protein produces the protein MEMSADAFEELVTDELDRLPDEMVAGLDNVVFVVEDEPEDGSDLFGVYDGVAATERGQYGFGELPDRIVVFRKQHLLECDTVEELRDEVHTTLVHEIGHFYGIDDERLHELGWA, from the coding sequence ATGGAGATGTCCGCCGACGCGTTCGAGGAGCTCGTGACCGACGAGCTCGACCGGCTGCCCGACGAGATGGTTGCCGGACTCGACAACGTCGTCTTCGTCGTCGAGGACGAGCCCGAGGACGGTTCCGACCTGTTCGGCGTCTACGACGGGGTCGCCGCGACCGAGCGTGGCCAGTACGGCTTCGGCGAGCTCCCGGACCGGATCGTGGTGTTCCGGAAGCAGCACCTGCTGGAGTGCGACACCGTCGAGGAACTCCGGGACGAGGTCCACACGACGCTGGTGCACGAGATCGGGCACTTCTACGGGATCGACGACGAGCGGCTGCACGAACTCGGGTGGGCGTAG
- a CDS encoding acyltransferase family protein — protein MTTAPTTRRSDIEGLRAVAILAVVLDHLLGRPVGGYLGVDVFFVVSGFVITTNLLREHSGTGRIDLLGFARRRALRLLPAAAITIAVTVVIAVAVLPSGRAASVARDAVFAAIGAANWHFAADGTNYFARDAPPSPLQHFWSLAVEEQFYLAWPLLMVLVLGWSRRAAVALVLVLAVASALCAGMAEPVGGYFATQSRVWELASGSLLAFVPDPLGHHHRLRRVVRACSGAVLLAVLLAGDERLGAPMPIAVPAVLAAAGIILSGGQNRESPRLVSAPAQGLASISYPLYLWHWPVIVLLPAVLPGAPPHVLLPLSLLVPLALSIATTWGVERPVRSWATARSAPERDTPSRSRRPLRHRARGRLGQDRSRALLAGMVALSTIAILLCVKAVGADQSRVDSSVADGEVAATAERDPAADPDRTGAVADPDRDDTDLNPDGTAGPALDQRRAAAIRAGLGLRSWPSTTPSIDDVSADDYLTRQVSSPRWADVLRCSQQTGGRDRTSCTFGAPDGRLAVLVGDSTAAFTMPALRQLVEGEGSAWRILDLARFGCPFTAAEIHFDTDGDGCERHKQQVVTTIEELQPDLVLVMNAEGSRDESTPLVDGLRDLLDETRTDAAIAFLLPNPVGPDIRSCAVPGGRPAMCETRPSAQQRRLVARLDGVRLVDTTPVWCASSRCPAVIDDQLVRVDALHVTPEAAATAASAMGRALSAAGIELGRSTDDGS, from the coding sequence GTGACCACCGCACCAACGACACGACGATCGGACATCGAAGGCCTCCGGGCCGTCGCGATCCTCGCTGTGGTGCTCGACCATCTGCTCGGTCGGCCCGTCGGGGGCTACCTCGGCGTCGACGTCTTCTTCGTGGTGTCGGGCTTCGTCATCACGACGAACCTGCTCCGCGAACACAGCGGCACCGGACGGATCGATCTCCTCGGGTTCGCTCGACGCCGAGCCCTCCGCCTCTTGCCCGCCGCGGCGATCACCATCGCCGTCACCGTCGTGATCGCCGTCGCTGTCCTCCCGAGCGGCCGCGCAGCGAGCGTCGCTCGTGACGCTGTCTTCGCTGCGATCGGCGCAGCGAACTGGCACTTCGCGGCGGACGGGACGAACTACTTCGCGCGGGATGCCCCACCGTCTCCGCTGCAGCACTTCTGGTCGCTCGCGGTCGAGGAGCAGTTCTACCTGGCGTGGCCGCTCCTGATGGTCCTCGTCCTGGGGTGGTCACGGCGCGCGGCCGTCGCGCTCGTTCTCGTCCTCGCGGTCGCGTCAGCACTGTGTGCGGGCATGGCCGAGCCGGTCGGCGGGTACTTCGCGACCCAGTCCCGCGTCTGGGAACTCGCGAGCGGATCACTGCTGGCCTTCGTGCCCGATCCCCTCGGGCACCACCACCGACTGCGCCGAGTGGTCCGAGCATGCAGCGGAGCGGTGCTCCTGGCGGTCCTGCTCGCTGGTGACGAGCGTCTCGGTGCTCCGATGCCGATCGCGGTCCCTGCCGTGCTGGCAGCCGCCGGGATCATCCTGAGCGGCGGGCAGAACCGCGAGTCGCCGAGGCTGGTCTCGGCGCCGGCGCAGGGTCTGGCCTCGATCAGCTACCCGCTCTACCTCTGGCACTGGCCGGTCATCGTCCTCCTGCCTGCCGTCCTCCCGGGTGCCCCGCCCCACGTCCTCCTCCCCTTGTCCCTGCTCGTCCCCCTCGCCCTGTCCATCGCGACGACCTGGGGCGTCGAACGCCCGGTCCGGTCGTGGGCGACGGCCAGGTCAGCACCAGAGCGCGACACGCCGTCGAGATCGCGACGCCCCCTCCGACACCGCGCCCGGGGGCGACTCGGACAGGACCGGTCCCGGGCCCTGTTGGCGGGGATGGTCGCACTCTCGACGATCGCGATCCTGCTCTGTGTCAAGGCGGTCGGAGCAGACCAGTCCCGGGTCGACTCCTCGGTGGCGGACGGCGAGGTCGCGGCGACGGCGGAACGAGATCCGGCCGCTGATCCGGACCGGACCGGCGCCGTCGCCGACCCGGACCGGGACGACACCGACCTCAACCCGGACGGCACGGCCGGTCCCGCGCTGGACCAGCGACGCGCAGCAGCCATCCGCGCCGGACTCGGTCTCCGCAGCTGGCCGTCGACGACCCCGTCGATCGACGACGTCTCGGCGGACGACTACCTCACCCGACAGGTGTCGTCCCCGCGTTGGGCCGACGTGCTCCGCTGCTCGCAACAGACAGGAGGGCGGGACAGGACGTCGTGCACGTTCGGCGCGCCTGACGGCCGACTCGCGGTCCTGGTCGGTGACTCCACCGCTGCCTTCACGATGCCGGCTCTCCGCCAGCTCGTCGAGGGCGAGGGATCTGCGTGGCGCATCCTGGACCTCGCGCGCTTCGGGTGTCCCTTCACCGCCGCCGAGATCCACTTCGACACCGACGGGGACGGTTGCGAGCGTCACAAGCAGCAGGTGGTGACGACGATCGAGGAGCTGCAGCCGGACCTCGTGCTCGTGATGAACGCCGAGGGTTCCCGGGATGAGTCCACGCCCCTGGTCGACGGGCTCCGCGATCTGCTCGACGAGACGCGGACCGACGCGGCCATCGCTTTCCTGCTCCCGAACCCGGTCGGACCCGACATCCGGTCCTGCGCTGTTCCGGGCGGACGACCGGCCATGTGCGAGACGCGGCCCAGTGCGCAGCAGCGGCGCCTGGTCGCCCGCCTGGACGGCGTCAGGCTCGTCGACACCACGCCCGTCTGGTGCGCGAGCAGTCGCTGTCCCGCGGTGATCGACGACCAGCTCGTGCGGGTCGATGCCCTGCACGTCACCCCGGAAGCGGCGGCGACCGCCGCCTCGGCGATGGGCCGAGCCCTGTCGGCTGCCGGGATCGAGCTGGGGAGGTCGACCGACGACGGGTCGTGA
- the orn gene encoding oligoribonuclease translates to MATANDRLVWIDCEMTGLDLQVDELVEVAVVITDFDLVPVHPGFDIVIKPDQSALDNMNEFVTNMHTTSGLIDEIPHGVSLADAEYQVLEYILQHVPAEGSAPLAGNTIGTDRAFLAKYMPRVDGHLHYRSVDVSSIKELCRRWFPRVYFNAPEKHGGHRALADILESIRELEYYRRAGFIPEPGPTTEDVRAVAAAVVEQWAPRLAQPAAE, encoded by the coding sequence ATGGCAACTGCGAACGACCGCCTCGTCTGGATCGACTGCGAGATGACCGGCCTGGACCTCCAGGTCGACGAGCTCGTCGAGGTGGCCGTCGTCATCACCGACTTCGACCTCGTCCCCGTGCACCCCGGGTTCGACATAGTCATCAAGCCGGACCAGTCCGCACTCGACAACATGAACGAGTTCGTCACGAACATGCACACGACCTCGGGGCTCATCGACGAGATCCCGCACGGCGTGAGCCTGGCCGACGCCGAGTACCAGGTGCTCGAGTACATCCTCCAGCACGTCCCCGCCGAGGGCTCCGCTCCCCTGGCCGGCAACACGATCGGCACCGACCGCGCCTTCCTCGCCAAGTACATGCCGCGCGTGGACGGTCACCTGCACTACCGCAGCGTCGACGTCTCCAGCATCAAGGAGCTCTGCCGCCGCTGGTTCCCGCGCGTCTACTTCAACGCGCCGGAGAAGCACGGCGGGCACCGCGCCCTCGCCGACATCCTCGAGTCCATCCGCGAACTCGAGTACTACCGACGCGCGGGCTTCATCCCCGAGCCCGGCCCGACGACCGAGGACGTGCGTGCCGTCGCCGCCGCGGTGGTCGAGCAGTGGGCTCCGCGGCTCGCCCAGCCCGCGGCCGAGTAG
- a CDS encoding MFS transporter, which yields MNAHAPAASGSILKQSSAVWAIAFACVVAFMGIGLVDPILPAIATSLHATAAQTELLFTSYLAVTGVAMFFTSWVSSRIGAKNTLLIGLALIVVFSVLAATSGSVWNIIGFRAGWGLGNALFISTALATIVGAASGGTASAIILYEAALGLGIAVGPLVGGLLGSVSWRGPFFGVTTLMAVAFIAVVALLKSSGLEKPTPTRLSAPFRALRRPALAALAATALFYNIGFFVLLAYTPFPLGFGALGIGFTFFGWGVGLAVTSVWVAPMLTARLRRTTVLKIALPLLALDLFAAAVVVRSQPGLIVCVIVGGLVLGVLNTVLTECVMEATDLPRSVASSAYSAVRFIGGAIAPPVATLLADAIAPSAAYVFAGVSVAIAFVVVVATTKVLRRVDDGAEPERVEAEAISAGEMV from the coding sequence GTGAACGCCCACGCCCCCGCTGCCTCGGGCAGCATCCTCAAGCAGTCCTCCGCGGTCTGGGCGATCGCCTTCGCCTGCGTCGTCGCCTTCATGGGCATCGGCCTCGTCGACCCGATCCTCCCCGCCATCGCGACCTCGCTGCATGCGACCGCGGCACAGACCGAGCTGCTCTTCACGAGCTACCTCGCCGTCACCGGTGTCGCGATGTTCTTCACCAGCTGGGTGTCGAGCCGCATCGGGGCGAAGAACACCCTGCTCATCGGGCTCGCCCTCATCGTGGTGTTCTCGGTGCTCGCCGCCACGTCGGGCAGCGTCTGGAACATCATCGGGTTCCGCGCCGGCTGGGGGCTCGGGAACGCGCTCTTCATCTCCACCGCACTCGCGACCATCGTGGGCGCGGCCTCGGGCGGCACCGCGTCGGCGATCATCCTGTACGAGGCGGCGCTCGGCCTCGGCATCGCCGTCGGCCCGCTCGTCGGTGGCCTGCTCGGCTCGGTGAGCTGGCGCGGCCCGTTCTTCGGCGTCACGACGCTCATGGCCGTCGCGTTCATCGCCGTCGTCGCGCTCCTCAAGAGCTCCGGGCTCGAGAAGCCCACGCCCACCCGGCTCTCCGCCCCGTTCCGTGCCCTGCGCCGACCGGCACTCGCGGCACTGGCGGCCACCGCGCTCTTCTACAACATCGGCTTCTTCGTCCTGCTCGCCTACACGCCGTTCCCGCTCGGCTTCGGCGCACTCGGCATCGGCTTCACGTTCTTCGGCTGGGGCGTCGGGCTCGCGGTCACCTCGGTGTGGGTCGCTCCGATGCTCACCGCCCGGCTCCGTCGCACGACGGTCCTGAAGATCGCGCTGCCCCTGCTCGCGCTCGACCTGTTCGCCGCAGCCGTCGTCGTGCGGTCGCAGCCGGGCCTGATCGTCTGCGTGATCGTCGGCGGACTCGTGCTCGGTGTCCTGAACACCGTGCTCACCGAGTGCGTCATGGAGGCGACGGACCTCCCCCGCTCCGTCGCCTCGAGCGCGTACTCCGCGGTGCGCTTCATCGGTGGCGCGATCGCCCCGCCGGTCGCGACGCTGCTCGCCGACGCGATCGCCCCCTCGGCGGCGTACGTGTTCGCCGGGGTCTCGGTGGCGATCGCGTTCGTGGTGGTCGTCGCGACGACGAAGGTCCTGCGCAGGGTCGACGACGGAGCCGAGCCGGAGCGGGTCGAGGCCGAGGCGATCTCGGCGGGCGAGATGGTCTGA
- a CDS encoding MarR family winged helix-turn-helix transcriptional regulator: MESTRAQTIETLLVSVNRLIRAAAQATGNPTSAAVWRTLGILETDQPLRLGELAALSRVAQPTMTRLVAGMLADGLVTRTVDPDDSRGQLIAITPAGHDRLVTWRATITETVGPVFADLDDDEWDVLHDAAAVIASRVAVPLAAPPPGGPGASPSSTTSPSPTSPSSTRSEIHA, from the coding sequence ATGGAATCAACCAGGGCGCAGACGATCGAGACGCTCCTCGTCTCGGTGAACCGCCTGATCCGCGCAGCCGCGCAGGCGACGGGGAACCCGACCTCAGCGGCCGTGTGGCGCACGCTCGGCATCCTCGAGACCGACCAGCCCCTGCGGCTCGGTGAGCTCGCGGCACTGTCCCGCGTCGCACAGCCGACCATGACCCGGCTCGTCGCGGGGATGCTCGCGGACGGGCTCGTCACCCGCACCGTCGACCCGGACGACTCCCGCGGGCAGCTCATCGCGATCACGCCGGCCGGCCACGACCGCCTCGTGACCTGGCGGGCCACCATCACCGAGACCGTCGGGCCGGTGTTCGCCGACCTGGACGACGACGAGTGGGACGTGCTGCACGACGCGGCCGCCGTCATCGCGTCGCGGGTCGCCGTGCCACTCGCCGCTCCTCCCCCTGGTGGACCGGGCGCCAGCCCGTCGTCGACCACCAGCCCGTCCCCCACCAGCCCGTCGTCCACCAGATCGGAGATCCACGCGTGA
- a CDS encoding oligoribonuclease yields the protein MSDITIHEGDEYTAIFHGGPFDGTTDTRTATSDAVDDQVTVYADVEGLQTAFTYKATKTRQVLDQTSVEYAYDADDSDPVDDLQDRGDRSGEFDRE from the coding sequence ATGAGCGACATCACCATTCACGAGGGCGACGAGTACACCGCGATCTTCCACGGTGGCCCCTTCGACGGGACGACCGACACCCGCACCGCGACGAGCGACGCGGTGGACGACCAGGTCACGGTGTACGCCGACGTCGAGGGCCTGCAGACGGCCTTCACCTACAAGGCCACCAAGACCCGTCAGGTGCTCGACCAGACCTCGGTCGAGTACGCCTACGACGCCGATGACTCCGACCCGGTCGACGACCTGCAGGACCGCGGGGACCGCAGCGGCGAGTTCGACCGCGAGTAG
- a CDS encoding YbbN family protein, translated as MRERDVAADPDGAEAVGIRSTPTIIVRREDGTEVFRSPGVPSRDQLLVAVAKAL; from the coding sequence GTGCGCGAACGCGACGTGGCCGCCGACCCCGACGGCGCCGAGGCCGTCGGCATCCGCTCGACGCCCACGATCATCGTCCGACGCGAGGACGGCACCGAGGTCTTCCGCTCGCCCGGCGTCCCGTCCCGCGACCAGCTGCTGGTGGCGGTGGCGAAGGCGCTCTGA
- a CDS encoding DUF6716 putative glycosyltransferase translates to MSDGRREPTDGLEARLPSATRPRVRRVVGLVDTDSFAKWGAHLLADAPAHWQLELLVVDTPRSASPAQLRSAFRGLDGRLGHLAAAPPAPLGVDALVDRLRADPPDAVLVACIGPVAELLVDEVVRRVPRRPVLLTGLPGISYPAKWKGVFFRARADVFVLHSHREVRAYRALASAGGIEPAFALATLPFARSRGQGGLGDERAGGRGDERGRDAVVFAAQPSVPADLEDRRRVVGWLVETARRHPEWRVVVKVRAAAGEHQTHREQWPYPELLPADRPANLVVESGPMAQHLDRAVALVTISSTAVLEAVARGVPALTLTDFGVSRALINEVFVDSGLEGDAVDLVEGRFGTVRPEWLHDNHFHPPAEDDWADRAEELMALRDAGALEVRPAARRSGGGALRRAWERKNALGSADRTAIGVVALVLGTPVRTVKRVLRRLRRVVLRPDASDAALVLPPRSQRDAVGAGTGGANRTT, encoded by the coding sequence GTGAGCGACGGACGTCGCGAGCCGACCGACGGACTGGAGGCGCGCCTCCCGTCCGCCACCCGACCCCGCGTCCGACGCGTGGTCGGCCTGGTCGACACCGACTCGTTCGCGAAGTGGGGCGCCCACCTGCTCGCCGACGCTCCCGCGCACTGGCAGCTGGAGCTGCTCGTCGTCGACACCCCGAGGTCGGCGAGCCCTGCGCAGCTCCGGTCCGCGTTCCGGGGTCTGGACGGCCGACTCGGGCACCTCGCAGCGGCACCGCCGGCGCCCCTCGGGGTCGACGCCCTCGTCGACCGGCTGCGAGCGGACCCGCCGGACGCGGTCCTGGTGGCGTGCATCGGCCCGGTGGCGGAGCTCCTGGTCGACGAGGTCGTCCGTCGGGTCCCGCGGCGGCCGGTGCTCCTGACGGGGCTGCCCGGCATCTCGTACCCGGCGAAGTGGAAGGGCGTCTTCTTCCGCGCGCGGGCCGACGTGTTCGTGCTGCACAGCCACCGCGAGGTCCGCGCCTACCGTGCCCTCGCGTCAGCGGGCGGGATCGAACCCGCGTTCGCCCTCGCGACGTTGCCCTTCGCCCGCTCGCGGGGGCAGGGCGGGCTCGGGGACGAGCGGGCGGGCGGACGGGGCGACGAGCGGGGCAGGGACGCGGTCGTGTTCGCGGCGCAGCCGAGCGTGCCCGCGGACCTCGAGGACCGCCGGCGCGTCGTGGGCTGGCTCGTCGAGACCGCCCGGCGCCACCCGGAGTGGCGAGTCGTCGTCAAGGTCCGTGCGGCGGCCGGGGAGCACCAGACGCACCGGGAGCAGTGGCCCTACCCGGAGCTGCTGCCCGCCGACCGGCCCGCGAACCTCGTGGTCGAGAGCGGTCCGATGGCGCAGCACCTCGACCGGGCGGTGGCGCTCGTGACGATCAGTTCGACGGCGGTCCTCGAGGCCGTGGCCCGCGGCGTCCCGGCATTGACGCTGACGGACTTCGGGGTCTCGCGCGCGCTCATCAACGAGGTCTTCGTGGACAGCGGGCTCGAGGGCGACGCCGTCGACCTCGTCGAGGGACGCTTCGGGACCGTCCGACCCGAGTGGCTGCACGACAACCACTTCCACCCGCCCGCGGAGGACGACTGGGCCGACCGCGCCGAGGAGCTCATGGCGCTCCGGGACGCGGGCGCCCTGGAGGTACGACCGGCCGCTCGGCGGAGCGGCGGCGGTGCGCTGCGTCGGGCGTGGGAGCGGAAGAACGCCCTCGGGTCGGCCGACCGGACGGCGATCGGCGTCGTCGCGCTCGTCCTCGGCACGCCGGTGCGGACCGTGAAGCGCGTGCTCCGTCGACTGCGGCGGGTGGTGCTGCGACCCGACGCGAGCGACGCGGCCCTCGTGCTGCCACCCCGTTCCCAGCGGGACGCCGTGGGAGCCGGCACTGGGGGTGCGAACCGGACCACCTGA